In the genome of Candidatus Latescibacter sp., one region contains:
- a CDS encoding dipeptidase has product MESRREFLQKTIAAGIAGIVASGVAPAFAKERVAKGGITLEQAWKVHRKCLIIDGHQDTSVRRFARKENPKNWMKRDTSYHSDIPRMKEGGQQYVGFFLVEDSTVTNLWTITEFILEQINAHPEDLMLVLSSKDAVRAGKTGKVGVLMEIEGPARWLNGNIDILRLLYRLGVRSVHITHGEGGSEPTFLQGTRSITGPCTPEDREAQRKNAVGLTPFGLEVLKTNIELGIITDLSHTNDKAFFDVIENSTKPPIMSHTAVFSLCHQYRCLTDDQIKALAARGGVMGIVVLPGFIDTDPKKATIDRLIDHILYVADLVGIETVGFGSDYDGFSDIPIVPDVSQLVNLTRAMLARGLTEEEIRKFWGGNFLRVLRNTIDKPEK; this is encoded by the coding sequence GTGGAATCACGGCGTGAATTCTTACAGAAAACAATAGCAGCTGGAATTGCCGGAATCGTTGCGTCCGGGGTAGCGCCTGCTTTTGCAAAAGAAAGAGTTGCAAAAGGCGGGATTACTTTGGAACAAGCCTGGAAAGTTCACCGTAAATGCCTCATCATCGATGGCCACCAGGATACATCGGTGAGACGGTTCGCCCGTAAAGAGAATCCAAAAAATTGGATGAAGCGCGATACATCCTACCATTCGGACATACCCCGGATGAAGGAAGGAGGGCAGCAATACGTCGGGTTCTTTCTCGTAGAGGATAGTACGGTCACCAACCTCTGGACCATTACCGAATTCATCCTGGAGCAGATCAATGCACATCCAGAGGACCTCATGCTGGTTCTTTCATCAAAGGATGCGGTTCGAGCCGGAAAGACGGGGAAGGTTGGTGTTTTAATGGAAATAGAAGGCCCGGCAAGATGGCTGAATGGAAATATAGATATCCTCCGGCTTTTATATCGCCTCGGGGTGCGCTCGGTGCATATCACCCACGGGGAAGGGGGGAGCGAACCGACCTTCCTGCAGGGCACTCGGAGTATCACAGGTCCCTGCACACCTGAAGATCGGGAGGCGCAGCGCAAAAACGCCGTCGGTCTGACTCCCTTCGGCCTGGAGGTACTGAAGACGAATATTGAACTAGGTATTATCACCGATCTGTCCCACACAAATGACAAAGCTTTTTTTGATGTCATTGAAAACTCCACGAAGCCGCCTATCATGAGCCACACGGCTGTCTTTTCACTCTGTCATCAATATCGGTGTCTGACGGACGATCAGATCAAGGCGCTTGCCGCAAGAGGCGGAGTAATGGGCATCGTTGTTCTTCCCGGGTTCATCGACACCGATCCCAAGAAAGCCACTATCGACCGCTTAATAGATCATATTCTATATGTGGCGGACCTGGTAGGCATCGAAACGGTTGGCTTCGGCTCCGATTATGACGGTTTTTCAGATATTCCGATAGTGCCCGATGTGTCGCAGCTTGTGAATCTCACTCGCGCCATGCTGGCTCGCGGCCTGACTGAGGAAGAGATAAGGAAATTCTGGGGTGGCAATTTCCTGCGGGTCCTCCGGAATACAATCGACAAGCCGGAGAAATAA